In Paenibacillus sonchi, a single genomic region encodes these proteins:
- a CDS encoding glycosyltransferase family 2 protein, translating into MKEGSLYYGEKPLVTIVVPVYNSEKYLRICLDSLVSQSLDNIEIIAVDDGSVDESLAILEDYKKKFPGKVIIYTIPHVHGAGAPRNFAIEKARADYIGFCDADDVMDVHSMELLYCKAKEKDYDIVCAPAFHVNGDKRVLYGQLKEPISTETLILNGQVYLWNKIIHKRLLNKVGRMPENVSLEDLGYSLVLHSYARKIGYIEYPVYYYMKRFGSDSNNVFTLRNLDTIQARQYALDKCNPEYKEYVAAYVARHINSDFRKRWIFTDRFIEQLKDIWVELKDNKILKSDEYLYRRLEKFAEISNVPIPRNIFIGGIGVELSDGFIRSCKENAFYDSCTITILNEKNCDINELEILKEAYENNDFDFLNGYFALKFILKEGGIYLDRRIIIDRPFNYVRYCRAFFALLDEETYSDWVFGGISENEAMSEILETYKNADRFKYSLDFLRNKIKDTVERYEVPKSEVNNLIDYPITVFSPDVMVCDITTPTSLKPEPHVCTHDFTSELGERGIRLSRKQLCHLY; encoded by the coding sequence ATGAAGGAGGGATCTTTATATTATGGAGAAAAACCTTTGGTTACTATCGTTGTGCCAGTATATAACTCTGAAAAATATTTGAGAATATGTTTAGATTCGCTTGTAAGTCAGTCGTTAGACAACATTGAAATCATAGCTGTTGATGATGGATCTGTTGATGAATCGTTAGCTATTTTAGAAGATTATAAGAAAAAATTCCCTGGGAAGGTTATTATTTACACAATTCCGCATGTACATGGTGCTGGCGCACCAAGAAACTTTGCAATCGAGAAAGCACGGGCTGATTATATTGGATTTTGTGACGCTGACGATGTAATGGATGTCCATTCTATGGAATTGCTTTATTGTAAAGCTAAGGAAAAAGATTATGACATTGTTTGCGCTCCTGCGTTTCACGTGAATGGGGATAAAAGGGTTTTATACGGACAATTAAAAGAACCAATTTCAACCGAGACACTTATTTTGAATGGTCAAGTGTACTTATGGAATAAAATAATTCACAAGAGATTACTAAATAAAGTCGGAAGAATGCCGGAAAATGTCAGTTTAGAAGATTTGGGATATTCACTTGTCTTACATTCTTATGCTAGAAAAATTGGATACATTGAATATCCTGTTTACTATTATATGAAAAGATTTGGTTCTGATAGTAACAATGTATTTACATTGCGAAATTTAGATACAATTCAAGCAAGACAATATGCACTTGATAAGTGTAATCCAGAGTACAAAGAATATGTTGCTGCTTACGTTGCTCGTCATATTAACAGCGATTTTAGAAAAAGATGGATTTTTACCGATAGATTCATTGAGCAATTAAAAGATATATGGGTAGAACTAAAAGATAACAAAATTCTGAAAAGTGATGAGTATCTTTATAGAAGATTAGAGAAGTTTGCCGAAATCTCCAATGTGCCAATACCCCGTAATATTTTTATAGGAGGTATCGGAGTGGAATTATCTGACGGATTTATTAGGAGTTGTAAGGAGAATGCATTTTATGATAGTTGTACTATAACTATTTTAAATGAAAAAAATTGTGATATAAACGAACTGGAGATTTTGAAAGAAGCTTATGAGAATAATGATTTTGATTTTTTGAATGGATATTTTGCTTTGAAGTTTATTTTGAAAGAAGGAGGTATCTATTTAGATAGACGAATTATTATTGATAGACCCTTTAATTATGTTCGTTACTGCAGGGCCTTCTTCGCCCTATTGGACGAAGAAACCTACTCTGATTGGGTATTTGGTGGTATTTCCGAAAATGAGGCTATGAGTGAAATCTTAGAAACATACAAAAATGCAGATCGATTTAAGTATTCTTTGGATTTTCTGAGGAATAAGATTAAAGACACTGTAGAGAGATATGAAGTCCCGAAAAGTGAAGTGAACAATCTTATTGATTATCCCATTACTGTTTTTTCCCCAGATGTTATGGTTTGTGATATAACGACCCCAACATCTTTGAAACCGGAGCCGCATGTATGTACTCACGATTTTACAAGTGAACTGGGGGAGAGGGGTATTCGGTTATCAAGAAAACAACTCTGTCATCTTTATTAA
- a CDS encoding glycosyltransferase — translation MSEPLVSIIIPVYNGGNYLREAIDSALAQTYPNIEIIVVNDGSCDNGVTEEIALSYGEKIRYYVKENGGVATALNVAIQKMKGMYFSWLSHDDMYYPNKIKRQMQALQEHGDLTAIVHSDYDLLNANNQEITHVFQSEMYPMEQMENSVFPVLQGVIHGCSLLIHKSHFERVGIFEESLKTTQDYDLWFRMMRYQRTLYINEPLILIRLHKEQGTHTSSNLDYYKSEQSQLRVGFINALTEEELVSMYGSAYNFYHKMFCFFKGGNMTKAYQFANHKFQSSSIPDDLTEKLLYLKGFIKELTNGQTRKISIFCAGEYGIRLYEELRSKLITVDSFSDNNPGKWGYLFDNITCISPEELEKEKDNTLIIVATRIPTEIVKQLKSAGFPYVTTKQEIDKVLFNVPPVKWVNSLNDIEGIDYSSNDVMLLINKFNQTVFDICNYYEGRSS, via the coding sequence ATGAGTGAACCATTGGTTTCAATTATTATCCCTGTATATAACGGGGGAAATTATCTAAGAGAAGCAATTGATAGTGCTCTTGCACAAACGTACCCAAACATAGAGATAATAGTAGTGAATGATGGCTCGTGTGATAATGGAGTAACTGAGGAAATTGCTTTATCATATGGTGAGAAAATTCGTTATTATGTTAAAGAAAATGGTGGGGTTGCCACTGCACTTAATGTGGCCATTCAAAAGATGAAGGGGATGTACTTTTCTTGGCTATCCCACGATGATATGTATTATCCAAATAAGATTAAAAGGCAAATGCAGGCGTTGCAGGAACATGGTGATCTAACGGCCATTGTCCACAGTGATTATGATTTACTAAATGCTAACAACCAGGAGATTACACATGTTTTTCAAAGTGAAATGTACCCAATGGAGCAAATGGAGAATTCGGTTTTTCCTGTGCTACAAGGGGTAATTCATGGCTGTAGTCTTCTTATACACAAAAGTCATTTTGAACGAGTTGGGATTTTTGAGGAAAGTTTAAAAACTACACAGGATTATGATCTTTGGTTTCGAATGATGCGATATCAGAGAACACTTTATATTAATGAACCGCTTATATTAATCCGACTGCACAAAGAACAGGGGACACATACTTCAAGTAATTTGGATTATTATAAATCTGAGCAGAGTCAGTTGCGGGTTGGATTTATAAATGCACTAACAGAAGAAGAATTAGTATCTATGTACGGAAGTGCATATAATTTTTATCATAAGATGTTTTGTTTTTTTAAAGGAGGCAATATGACCAAAGCCTATCAATTTGCTAATCACAAATTTCAAAGTTCTAGTATTCCTGATGATCTTACGGAAAAACTTTTGTATCTGAAGGGGTTCATAAAGGAGCTCACCAATGGGCAGACGAGGAAAATAAGCATTTTTTGTGCGGGGGAATACGGAATTCGACTCTACGAAGAGCTACGAAGTAAGCTCATTACAGTAGATTCATTTTCTGATAATAACCCTGGGAAGTGGGGATATCTCTTTGATAATATAACCTGTATCTCTCCTGAAGAACTTGAAAAAGAGAAAGATAACACACTTATAATTGTAGCAACCCGAATTCCAACGGAAATTGTGAAACAATTGAAATCTGCGGGGTTTCCTTATGTTACTACTAAGCAGGAGATTGACAAAGTTTTATTTAATGTACCCCCAGTTAAATGGGTGAACTCTTTAAATGATATAGAGGGTATAGATTATTCATCTAATGATGTTATGTTACTGATAAATAAATTCAACCAAACTGTTTTTGATATTTGTAACTATTATGAAGGTAGAAGCTCTTAA
- a CDS encoding glycosyltransferase, whose product MSEPLVSIIIPVYNGGNYLREAIDSALAQTYPNIEIIVVNDGSCDNGVTEEIALSYGEKIRYYVKENGGVATALNVAIQKMKGMYFSWLSHDDMYYPNKIKRQMQALQEHGDLTAIVHSDYDLLNANNQEITHVFQSKMYPMEQMENSVFPVLQGVIHGCSLLIHKSHFERVGIFEESLKTTQDYDLWFRMMRYQRTLYINEPLLIARIHNTQGSKTVISHQFEQCQLHIRFLDSLTEDEMESMYGSANNFFYRMSKFFGKQLMEEAYLYAMNKYNDSTIPHDIEESVTNFKNYISNISHGKATKTCIFCVGEYGIELYQELKNKRIQIDWFSDNNSQRWAEGYGGVPCIPPEQLKGEKDNTLVIVANRAPEIIVEQLKKLDFPYLTTKQEIDRGLFYLPPLSKIFK is encoded by the coding sequence ATGAGTGAACCATTGGTTTCAATTATTATCCCTGTATATAACGGGGGAAATTATCTAAGAGAAGCAATTGATAGTGCTCTTGCACAAACGTACCCAAACATAGAGATAATAGTAGTGAATGATGGTTCGTGTGATAATGGAGTAACTGAGGAAATTGCTTTATCATATGGTGAGAAAATTCGTTATTATGTTAAAGAAAATGGTGGGGTTGCCACTGCACTTAATGTGGCCATTCAAAAGATGAAGGGGATGTACTTTTCTTGGCTATCCCACGATGATATGTATTATCCAAATAAGATTAAAAGGCAAATGCAGGCGTTGCAGGAACATGGTGATCTAACGGCCATTGTCCACAGTGATTATGATTTACTAAATGCTAACAACCAGGAGATTACACATGTTTTTCAAAGTAAAATGTACCCAATGGAGCAAATGGAGAATTCGGTTTTTCCTGTGCTACAAGGGGTAATTCATGGCTGTAGTCTTCTTATACACAAAAGTCATTTTGAACGAGTTGGGATTTTTGAGGAAAGTTTAAAAACTACACAGGATTATGATCTTTGGTTTCGAATGATGCGATATCAGAGAACACTTTATATTAATGAACCATTACTAATAGCCAGAATTCACAATACACAGGGAAGTAAAACAGTGATTTCCCATCAATTTGAACAATGTCAACTGCATATTAGATTCTTAGATTCATTAACCGAAGATGAAATGGAGTCTATGTATGGTAGTGCAAATAACTTTTTTTATAGAATGAGTAAATTTTTCGGAAAACAATTGATGGAAGAAGCGTATCTTTACGCAATGAATAAATATAATGATTCTACTATTCCTCACGATATTGAGGAGAGTGTAACAAATTTTAAAAATTATATATCTAATATTTCTCATGGGAAAGCTACTAAAACGTGCATTTTCTGTGTGGGTGAATATGGAATTGAGTTATACCAAGAGTTAAAGAATAAGCGTATTCAAATAGATTGGTTTTCGGACAATAACTCTCAGAGATGGGCGGAAGGCTATGGTGGAGTTCCTTGTATACCTCCCGAACAACTCAAAGGGGAGAAAGATAATACCTTAGTAATCGTGGCAAATCGAGCTCCTGAAATAATTGTTGAACAATTAAAAAAACTCGATTTTCCTTACCTAACTACTAAACAAGAGATTGATAGGGGGCTTTTCTACCTGCCACCTTTAAGTAAGATTTTTAAATGA
- a CDS encoding glycosyltransferase, whose protein sequence is MNILQINNCDLVGRRFNGHDLQVSLNEQGHNAYQIVLEKSGKESTTIPLLSNSELFVRSRLKNLEYLLSMNSLIYPFGKLLSEHSIFQKADIAHYHLIHNHFLSILDFPQLTSNKPSVWTVHDPWIITGHCIHPCECSGWMNGCHNCPKVEDPTFPMQVDKASQMWNIKKDVYQNLKVDIVVASDFMEKYITESPLTSHFNRVHKIPFGIKVEQFQLSDKWEVRSSWSIPESNFVISFRAEPNEVKGLKFIIEMLDELDGSLPVTILTLGHEPLPAYLIGKFQVIELGWENDQELLCDFYAASDVFLMPSLAESFGLMAVEAMAAGCPVIVFDNTVLVEITHAPECGIAVPYKNADALKFEVCRLMHSPDECKWRGKKGRNLRTSCIDMRIT, encoded by the coding sequence ATGAATATACTTCAAATTAATAATTGTGATCTAGTAGGGCGAAGATTCAATGGCCATGATTTGCAAGTATCACTGAACGAACAAGGTCATAATGCATATCAAATAGTTCTGGAAAAATCAGGGAAAGAGTCGACGACTATACCATTACTAAGTAATAGTGAATTGTTTGTTAGGAGTCGTTTGAAAAATCTTGAATATCTGTTAAGTATGAATAGTTTGATTTATCCATTCGGAAAACTGTTAAGTGAGCATTCTATATTTCAAAAGGCAGACATTGCTCACTACCATTTAATTCACAATCATTTTTTATCAATTCTTGATTTTCCTCAACTTACTAGCAATAAACCATCGGTTTGGACCGTTCATGATCCATGGATAATTACTGGACACTGCATTCATCCGTGTGAATGTTCAGGGTGGATGAATGGTTGTCATAATTGCCCCAAGGTTGAGGATCCCACTTTTCCTATGCAGGTTGATAAAGCCTCACAAATGTGGAATATAAAAAAAGATGTCTATCAAAACCTTAAAGTTGATATTGTAGTTGCTTCTGATTTTATGGAGAAATATATAACTGAGAGTCCGTTAACATCTCATTTTAATAGAGTACACAAAATTCCATTTGGTATTAAAGTAGAACAATTTCAGTTATCGGATAAATGGGAAGTCAGAAGCAGTTGGAGCATCCCTGAGAGTAACTTTGTAATATCGTTTCGGGCGGAGCCAAATGAAGTTAAAGGACTTAAGTTTATAATTGAAATGTTGGACGAACTGGATGGGAGTTTACCAGTGACAATACTGACTCTTGGGCATGAACCTTTACCTGCTTATTTGATTGGAAAGTTTCAAGTTATTGAACTGGGCTGGGAGAATGATCAAGAGCTGTTATGTGATTTTTATGCTGCTTCTGATGTTTTCCTTATGCCCTCACTTGCTGAATCCTTTGGATTAATGGCTGTTGAAGCTATGGCAGCAGGATGTCCAGTGATTGTATTTGATAATACAGTGTTAGTGGAGATAACCCATGCACCTGAATGTGGGATTGCGGTTCCTTATAAAAATGCTGATGCGTTAAAATTCGAGGTGTGCCGTCTTATGCACAGCCCTGATGAATGTAAATGGCGGGGGAAAAAGGGAAGGAACTTGCGAACAAGTTGTATCGATATGAGGATTACTTGA
- the wecB gene encoding non-hydrolyzing UDP-N-acetylglucosamine 2-epimerase — translation MNKLKLMTIVGTRPEMIRLSEIIKKADQYFEHVFVHTGQNYDYHLNEIFYTDLKLRTPDYYLNVVGEHLGQTMGSIISKSYELMRDIKPDALLILGDTNSALSAISAKRLKVPIFHMEAGNRCFDENLPEETNRRIVDHIADISLPYTEHARRYLLAEGVRKEHIYVTGSPLAEVIFAHRAEIESSRILEKLSLEKGKYILLSAHREENVDIEENFFSLMNAVNALAEKYQMTVIYSMHPRSARLIEQREFQFHPLVQKLAPFSFTDYSSLQQNAFCVVSDSGTLPEESAMCNFPAVSIRTSTERPEALDKGCFVIGGITKEQLLQSVEIAVGMGEDDDFGSIVPDYSEMKVSSTVIRIIQSYTRIIDKKVWGK, via the coding sequence TTGAATAAATTAAAACTAATGACGATTGTAGGGACACGACCAGAAATGATACGTTTGTCTGAAATCATCAAAAAAGCTGATCAATATTTCGAACATGTATTTGTGCATACGGGTCAAAATTATGATTATCATTTGAATGAAATATTCTATACTGACCTGAAACTTCGTACTCCCGATTACTACCTCAATGTGGTAGGTGAGCATTTAGGGCAGACTATGGGAAGTATCATTTCCAAGTCATATGAGTTAATGAGAGATATTAAACCTGATGCCTTATTAATCCTTGGTGATACTAATTCTGCGCTTTCGGCAATTTCTGCGAAAAGGCTGAAAGTCCCAATCTTCCATATGGAAGCAGGCAATCGCTGCTTTGACGAGAACCTCCCGGAAGAAACTAACCGTCGTATTGTGGATCATATTGCAGATATCAGTCTTCCATATACTGAGCATGCTAGACGTTATTTGTTGGCAGAAGGAGTACGCAAAGAACATATTTATGTTACAGGTTCACCACTGGCTGAAGTGATTTTTGCTCACAGAGCTGAGATAGAAAGTAGTAGGATTTTAGAAAAACTATCGCTTGAGAAGGGCAAGTATATCTTACTCTCTGCTCATCGGGAAGAGAACGTGGATATCGAAGAGAATTTTTTTAGCTTAATGAACGCTGTAAATGCCTTAGCAGAGAAGTACCAGATGACAGTGATTTACTCCATGCATCCGCGCAGTGCACGGTTAATAGAACAACGAGAGTTTCAATTTCATCCTCTTGTTCAGAAGCTTGCTCCATTTTCCTTTACGGATTATAGTTCACTACAACAAAATGCATTTTGTGTTGTTTCTGATAGTGGAACTTTGCCTGAGGAAAGTGCTATGTGCAATTTTCCCGCAGTTAGTATTAGAACCTCTACAGAACGACCTGAAGCACTCGATAAAGGTTGCTTTGTTATTGGAGGGATTACGAAGGAGCAATTGCTGCAATCTGTAGAGATTGCTGTTGGGATGGGGGAAGATGATGATTTTGGCTCGATAGTTCCCGACTATTCTGAAATGAAAGTTTCCTCAACTGTAATTCGTATTATACAGAGTTATACCAGAATTATTGATAAGAAGGTTTGGGGGAAGTAG
- a CDS encoding SDR family oxidoreductase translates to MRILVLGAGGMAGHIATISLLEKGHEVIGFAKNNLSYCDTLLGDALNKETLKAVISSDLFDAVINCIGVLNKEVDEHLSNGIFLNSYLPHFVADILKETKTKFVHLSTDCVFSGRIGGYLEDSFKDSDSFYGRSKSLGEINDSKNLTIRTSIIGPDIKENGTGLLNWFLKQKDPVNGFASAIWTGVSTITLAQAIEHALVHNLSGLYHLVNNETISKYKLLQLFNRYLKKEQIDIIESDSLQVDKSLINTRTDFNFRVPSYEQMIKGTKEWIDAHKELYPHYF, encoded by the coding sequence ATGAGGATTTTAGTGCTTGGTGCCGGTGGGATGGCAGGTCATATTGCTACCATATCTTTACTTGAAAAAGGGCATGAAGTTATAGGGTTTGCCAAAAATAACCTTTCCTACTGTGATACTCTTTTAGGTGATGCTTTAAATAAGGAAACTTTGAAGGCTGTGATTAGCAGCGATTTATTTGATGCGGTGATTAACTGTATAGGTGTATTGAATAAAGAGGTCGATGAGCATCTTTCTAATGGCATTTTTCTGAACAGCTATCTTCCGCATTTTGTAGCAGATATCTTGAAAGAAACAAAAACAAAGTTTGTTCATTTAAGCACAGACTGTGTATTCTCCGGCAGAATTGGAGGGTACCTTGAGGATAGCTTCAAGGATTCGGATTCGTTCTATGGTAGATCTAAATCCTTAGGAGAAATCAACGATTCTAAAAACCTTACAATTAGAACATCTATCATTGGACCGGATATCAAAGAGAATGGCACTGGGCTGTTAAATTGGTTTCTAAAACAAAAAGATCCTGTGAATGGATTTGCTTCAGCTATTTGGACAGGGGTTTCAACTATAACTTTAGCACAAGCTATTGAACATGCATTGGTGCATAATTTGAGTGGGCTTTATCATCTTGTTAACAATGAGACTATTAGTAAGTATAAGCTATTGCAGCTTTTTAACCGATATTTAAAGAAGGAACAGATTGATATTATTGAAAGTGATTCACTACAAGTTGATAAGTCTTTAATAAATACTAGAACGGATTTCAATTTCAGGGTACCATCATATGAACAAATGATCAAAGGAACAAAGGAGTGGATTGATGCTCATAAAGAGCTCTATCCACATTATTTTTAA
- a CDS encoding polysaccharide biosynthesis protein, giving the protein MFKDKTLMITGGTGSFGNAVLKRFLDTGIKEIRIFSRDEKKQDDMRRKYKSNKLKFYIGDVRDLHSVQNAMYGVDYVFNAAALKQVPSCEFFPMEAVKTNVIGAENVLTAAIAEGVKKVICLSTDKAAYPINAMGISKSMMERVFVAKSRTTDRTVISGTRYGNVMGSRGSVIPLFIEQIKQNKPLTITDPNMTRFIMSLEEAVELVLFAFENAQPGDIMVQKAPASTIGVLAQALKEIFNSNAEIQYIGIRHGEKTYETLLTQEECLHARDLGNYYQVPADNRDLNYAQYFEVGKTEKSPLTEFNSNNTTVLNVAQVKEKLLQLDYVQSELRI; this is encoded by the coding sequence TTGTTTAAAGATAAGACTTTAATGATTACTGGTGGAACAGGGTCTTTTGGCAATGCAGTATTGAAACGTTTTTTAGATACAGGCATTAAAGAAATTCGTATTTTCTCCAGAGATGAGAAGAAACAGGATGATATGAGACGTAAATATAAAAGCAATAAACTTAAATTTTATATTGGAGATGTTCGTGATTTGCACAGTGTTCAAAATGCGATGTATGGCGTTGACTACGTATTTAACGCAGCAGCTCTAAAACAAGTGCCATCATGCGAATTTTTTCCAATGGAGGCTGTCAAAACTAACGTGATTGGCGCAGAAAATGTCCTTACAGCAGCAATAGCAGAAGGGGTTAAAAAAGTAATTTGCTTGTCTACGGATAAAGCCGCGTATCCAATAAACGCTATGGGAATAAGTAAATCTATGATGGAGCGAGTATTTGTTGCTAAATCACGCACTACTGATAGAACAGTGATAAGTGGAACAAGATACGGAAACGTTATGGGTTCAAGAGGTTCAGTCATTCCTTTATTTATAGAGCAGATTAAACAGAATAAGCCGCTTACTATCACTGATCCTAATATGACACGATTCATCATGAGTTTAGAAGAAGCAGTAGAACTGGTTTTGTTTGCTTTTGAGAATGCACAACCGGGGGATATAATGGTGCAAAAAGCCCCGGCCTCAACAATTGGTGTTCTAGCACAAGCTTTAAAGGAAATCTTCAACTCCAATGCTGAAATTCAATATATTGGGATTAGGCATGGAGAAAAGACATATGAAACCTTGCTTACACAAGAGGAATGTCTGCATGCAAGAGACTTGGGGAATTACTATCAAGTTCCTGCAGATAATCGTGATTTAAATTATGCTCAATATTTTGAAGTTGGAAAGACGGAGAAATCGCCTCTTACAGAGTTTAATTCTAATAATACCACCGTTTTAAATGTAGCGCAGGTAAAAGAGAAGTTATTACAACTCGATTACGTTCAAAGTGAGCTGAGAATATGA
- a CDS encoding Gfo/Idh/MocA family protein, protein MIRQQNYSIIRLGVIGSGRIAVRFAPEVKYVSGTNLEGVYNPRIESARKYAEQFELKFYTDDLDTFFDKVDAVYIASPHNTHYEYIRKALEQGKHVLCEKPMVLQTAQAEELYHLAKDKDLVLLEAIKTAYAPGFLKLLAIAKSGRIGRIRDVEASFTKLVSGDLRELSREENGGSVTELASYPLMAIVKLLGTDYKNVRFETFVDGNNVDLYTKIYLNYENAVSTAKIGLGVKSEGQLLISGTQGYIYVEAPWWKTQYFEVRHEQPEHNEKFFSKFAAEGLRYELSDFISMIYGNEKKGFKLTPKESIVITGIIESFLNNEKTLTMKY, encoded by the coding sequence ATGATTAGACAGCAGAATTATAGTATTATCAGGCTCGGTGTCATTGGGAGTGGAAGGATTGCTGTGCGTTTTGCACCAGAAGTTAAATATGTAAGTGGAACCAATCTTGAAGGGGTTTACAATCCTCGAATAGAGAGTGCTAGAAAGTATGCAGAACAGTTCGAGTTGAAATTTTATACGGATGATCTTGATACATTTTTCGATAAGGTTGATGCTGTATATATTGCTTCTCCGCACAACACACATTATGAGTATATTCGAAAAGCACTGGAACAGGGAAAGCATGTCTTATGTGAGAAACCGATGGTCCTGCAGACTGCCCAGGCTGAAGAGCTCTATCATTTGGCTAAAGATAAAGATCTTGTCTTGTTAGAAGCAATTAAAACGGCTTACGCTCCAGGCTTTCTCAAGCTTTTGGCTATTGCAAAAAGCGGCAGGATTGGCCGCATCCGGGATGTGGAGGCTAGCTTTACCAAGCTGGTATCCGGAGATCTCCGGGAATTAAGTAGAGAAGAAAATGGCGGCAGTGTTACTGAACTTGCAAGCTATCCCCTCATGGCTATAGTGAAGCTATTAGGCACTGATTATAAGAATGTAAGATTTGAAACCTTTGTTGATGGTAACAACGTTGATTTGTACACAAAGATTTACCTGAATTATGAGAATGCAGTTTCTACCGCCAAGATAGGGTTAGGGGTTAAATCAGAGGGGCAATTGCTGATTTCTGGGACCCAGGGCTATATATACGTGGAAGCACCTTGGTGGAAAACACAGTATTTCGAAGTGAGGCATGAACAACCTGAACATAATGAAAAGTTCTTCTCGAAGTTTGCGGCTGAAGGATTACGATATGAATTAAGTGATTTTATTTCGATGATTTATGGCAATGAGAAGAAAGGGTTTAAATTGACCCCTAAAGAGTCTATTGTGATCACAGGGATTATTGAGTCGTTTTTGAATAATGAAAAAACACTTACTATGAAATATTAA
- a CDS encoding phosphorylcholine transferase LicD gives MVMEYRAMPPEDLRQMQLIQLEMLLEVDRICKKRDIRYCIIAGTTLGAVRHKGYIPWDDDADVAMLRPEYEKFCKACEEELDQTRFYLQTHANTPGYRWGYGKIRRVGTEFVRKGQEHMPYRTGVFIDIFPLDNVPDNLIVRRIHNLACTVIRKMLWSEVGAKSDSKLMMRGIYRGLSLFSRDFVFSLYDKLMRQSNKKPTQLVRILTFPTPNNGYYGYYKKWYVELADIEFEGHYFPAAKDYDGYLTFKFGKYLEFPPLEQRQGHASTHYRLLQPDDE, from the coding sequence ATGGTGATGGAGTATAGAGCAATGCCTCCTGAAGATCTAAGGCAGATGCAACTGATACAGCTTGAAATGCTTCTGGAAGTCGATCGCATCTGTAAGAAGCGTGACATACGATATTGTATCATAGCGGGCACCACACTAGGAGCAGTGCGTCATAAAGGGTATATTCCTTGGGATGATGATGCTGATGTAGCTATGCTCCGTCCTGAGTATGAAAAGTTTTGTAAAGCTTGTGAGGAGGAATTGGACCAGACACGCTTTTACTTGCAAACTCATGCCAACACACCCGGGTATCGCTGGGGTTACGGCAAGATCCGACGTGTTGGAACAGAGTTTGTAAGAAAAGGACAAGAACATATGCCTTATAGAACGGGAGTTTTTATTGATATATTTCCATTAGATAATGTGCCAGATAATCTTATTGTTCGTCGAATTCATAATCTTGCATGTACTGTAATTCGAAAAATGCTGTGGTCTGAAGTTGGAGCGAAATCGGACTCAAAGCTAATGATGCGTGGTATATACCGAGGCCTTTCACTTTTCTCGAGAGACTTCGTATTTTCGCTGTATGATAAATTAATGCGGCAGAGTAATAAGAAACCTACGCAGCTTGTCCGAATCTTAACCTTTCCTACTCCGAATAATGGATACTATGGTTATTACAAAAAATGGTATGTTGAATTAGCGGATATAGAATTTGAAGGTCATTACTTTCCGGCTGCAAAGGATTACGATGGCTATTTGACTTTTAAGTTTGGGAAATATCTTGAATTTCCTCCATTGGAACAGCGTCAAGGACATGCTTCTACACATTATCGGCTTCTGCAGCCTGATGATGAGTAA